CGAGCAGGACGCCTGGGAGCTATACGTCCGCGTTCCACCCCCGACCGGGAAGATGCCGGTACCGTAGGCGCCGGCGGGGCAGCTGAGCGTCAGCTCGGTCAACTCCATCTTCGAGCCCGAGCAGGCCGAACCCGCGGTGCTCGCCCAGCTCTCCGAGCTGTTGGTGAGCACGCCCGCCTTGTACTCGACGACGCTGGTGCGCTTCTGGCCATTCACCTCGCCGGCGAACGACGCCTTCACGTCACACTTGAGCCGGATGCACGCGAGCAGGTCATCCGCGTTGCAGTCCGAGCCCGGCGAGGTGCGCAGATGCTGCCGGTCTCCCGTGCCCATGAAGCTGCGCAACCACCCCGTGTCCGGCTGCAACACCGTGGCGGCGACCTGGAAGAAGGGCGCCTTCTGGTGACCGTTGACCAGGGCGTCCTCACGCTGCACCTCGAGCGAGCGGGCGCCGAACCAGTTCTTCACCAGCCCCGTGCTGTTGTCCACATCACCCGGCTCATGGAAGCGGAACGTCCACACCTGGCCGCCCATGTCTCCGACGATCATCGTGTCGAAGAAGCCGTCCATGTCGCGCTGCAGGTTCTCTCCCTTGCCAATGTCCACCAGCGCGGGCGCGGCCACCACTGGCTGCATCTTGTTGATCATCTTGGCGTAATCACTGCTGTCCGCACCACCCGGATGAGCCTCCACGGACCACAGCTGCTCGCCCGTCCAGGCATCCAGCATGTACACGCCGCGGCCGCGCGACAGGTCCGGGCTGAAGCCACCATTGAGCACCGCCACCCAGCGCTCCTCCCAACCCCGGTCCTTGTCACTGGCCGGAGCGGTCGCCGAGGCCTTGAGGCGCACGGGCCCGATGGGCGGGGGCTTGGGCGCGAAGTTCGACCAGGACTGCCCCATGGTCAGCGACTCCTTGTCGCAGGCGTTGGGGAACATCCAGCGGAACGGCTTCTGGGTCGTGTCCGTCGGATTCTTCACCGCCTTGAGCATGGAGTAGGGGTCGGTCACGTCGAGCGCCATGAAGCGCTGGCCGCCGCTGCGCTCGCCGATGACGGCGATGGTGCGGAACTCCTTGAGCTGCTTGACGCCGTCGCGGCCGCGGGCCTGCAACGTGCCGTCGGGCGAGCCGTCCGCCCAGATGTCACGCACCATGGGAGTGCCGTCCACGAAGTACTCGTGGTTCAACACCATCAGGCCCAGCTTGGGCATCAGATCCGGCGGCACGAAGGCCCACATCTCCTGGCCCGTCCCCATGTCATGGATGCTGTCCAGCGCGCCCGTCTTCGTCTGCGTGGCCTTGCCCACGTGCACCGCGTGCAGCATGCCGCCGTTGGAGCCCACCAGCGCGATGCGATCGCGCCGCGCCACCGGGTCGTGCTTCATGTACTCGCTATAGACGCCGTAGCGGTTGGTGTTGCTGCGCGGCGTGGCCATGGGCGTGGGCGTGTAGCAGGGCTTCTTGCCGCCACTCGACGAGCACAGCGGATCCGTGGTCACCGAGTACGAGAAGTCCTCGTAGAGCGTGGACACGCACTGGCCGCTCAGGCCCAGCGAGCACACGAACGGATCCACGGGCGGCTCGACCGTCACGGGGGTGGAGTGGAAGATGTCCGCGAGCTTGCAGGACCTCGGATCATTCGGATCCACGTTCTCCGCGCACGGCCGCTCCTCGTTGCGATTCGAGTCGCCGTCGTAGTCGAAGACGTCCATGCCACGCACGAAGCGCACGAGCTGCAGGGCGCAGTCGTTCTGCTGCGCGGGGGTGCCCTCCCACGTGCCCTTGAGCTGCTTGGTGTAGAGCATGCTGCAGAAGGAATCACCGCCCGCCAGCAGGTAGCTCTTGAGCACGGGCAGGTTCTCCTCGTGGAACTCGATGGGCGGGTTGTCCTCCGAGGTGAACTTGCCGTCGTTGTCCCGATCGACGAGCGTGAAGATGCAGCGGCCGCTGTTCGGATCGAGCGGGTTGTCGAGGTTGCACTTGGCGGCCGCCTTGCGGTTGCCCACCGTCTCGCCCAGGTTCCAGAAGGGCTCCGCGGGCGTGCCACCCTGAAGGGTGCCGTCGATCACGGACGCGGTGTTCACCTTGACCCAGATGCCCTCGGCGTTCTCCTGGACGATGTTGGAAGCGGTGAAGTCAGAGCCCTTCGGCAAGCCGCCCGGGAAGCCCGCCGGCTTGTCCAGGAAGAACGTGTCGTCGCAGTCGCCATCCTTGTTGAGGTCGGCCGCGTGCTTCGTCGTGCTTCCGGCCGGCATCGCCTCGCAGCCCTGGGCGAACTCGCTGTAATAGAAGAAGCGGTAGAGGCTGCCCTCGTACGGACGGCTGCGGCGCGGAACGAAGCGCGGCACGAACACCGAGGACTCCATGCCGCCCGTCTGCACGCCGGAGATGTTGGCGGAGGCGAACGAGGTGGACAGCTGCTTGATGTCGCCCAGGGCGTCGATGATGGCCTGGCGCAGCTCGGTGGCGTTGTTCGCGCGGTAGAACTTGCCCTTGCCCGCCAGGGCGATGCTCTGGAGCATGGGGCTGTTGTCGCCATAACCCACGGTGTACGTGCGCATCGACTGCACGCCCTCCATGTCGCCACGCAGGTCGGAGTGGGCCATGAAGTAGGCCACGTCATCCATGAAGTTCTTGTTGCCCACACCCAGGCCGTGCGGCCAGTTGTACTCGGTGTAGTCACAGTCCTCCTTGGTCGCCTTGACGCCCGGGGCCTTCTCGAACTGGTCGCAGTAGTTGACGCCACCCACGTTCGGGTTGTGCTCGGGATCGGTCGGATTGAACGTGATGGGCGCCTTGTCCGGCGTCTCGTGCTTGGCGTTCTGGGCCAACAGCAACGACATCATCTTGGTGATGGGCACCGAGTTGTCGTACATGGGCGCGCCATCGGTGAGCACGATGACCGAGCTCACCTGGCAGCCAAAGCACACCGACCTGTACTGGCCACCGGTCTCCCAGCGCTGGCCCGGAAGAATGATTCCAGTGGCGGGATCGAGGTAGGGCGCCTTGAGCCACTCATCGCTGCTCTTGCCGTAACCGCCACCGGGCTGGTTGCCGCCGTAGGGATTGTTGTAGGTGCCGCCACTCGGCTGTCCCGGCCAGCCCCAGATGGTGTTGCCAATGGGCTGGGCGAACCAGGTCCCCCACCGGTTGTCCACGATCTGCGAGGAGAAGTAACCCCCCAGACCGAAGAGGGCCTCACCGATGGAACGCTCGTTGTTGCGGAACGCCACTGTGTTGACGGCATCCATCAGCTTGCGCCGGTCGAGTTCCGCCTCCTTGATGACGGGGTAGGAGGCGTCGCAGCGCGGACGAAGCTCCTCGATGACCGAGGGCGGATCGAACCAGCCGCGATCGCCACCGAAGGTGGACACGCCCATACGGACGTTGGGAGCATCCTTGATGACGCCCTTGAGCACCTTGCGCGCGACCACGAACTTGGGCGGGCGCACGTTCAGCACGCGGCCACTGACGAGCCACTTGCGCTTGGCCTCGATGGGCAGCGGCGGCTCGTCCTTGCCCCTCGGCGGACCCATGTGTCCGCCCTTGTCGTTGATGGTCGCGGGCACGAGCGGACCCCGCCACCAGCCCTTGGTCGTCAGACAGCTCACGCACTCGTTGAAGACGGGCGTGTTGGGATATTTGCTGTCGTAGTTCCACAGCTGCCGGCAGGCCACGGTGACCTCGGTCATGCTGTTCATGCTCTTGAACATCACGCCCATCGAGTAGGGGAACTCCTCCACCTGCCAGGCGATGCGCCGACCACGCGCGTTGTAGAAATGGCTGGGATCGAAGTAGAGGTCGTCCAGATCGCTGTCGTCGTCGTAGACGATGGAGCCGTTCTTGTTCTGGTCCGGGCTGTCCTTGTCGAACCAGCTCATGGCGTTGACGAGCGCCGGATCCGTGCAGCCCGTGTTGATGAAGTGGCCGTAGTCCGGGTCGTCGAAGCCAAGATCTCCCTTCTTGGTTCCGGACGTCGGGGAGTAACCCGGAGTGAAGGCCTCGGGCAGGTACTGGCCGGTGGGGAAGTCCTGCATGGACTCGTTGTTGCCCAGCAGGAACATGGCGCTCGGAGGGCTGGAGGGGACTTCGAAGAAGTCCTTGTCCGCCCCGATCGCCGGGCTGATCATCGCGTCGCCCACGGCCACGGCGCTCGAGCAGCACGCGGCCTTGGCCGGTGTGTCGATCGAACCCGAACGGCTCTCCATGGCCGCCAATCCCGCGGCCCCCACCACCACCACTCCCGAGGCCAGGCCCATCCTGCGCGAGAAGGACTGCTTCCACGCACGTCGAAGGGTGTCGAAGTTGATGCGCATCATCAAAGGCTCCTAGAGACCGAACCGCACCACGAACTCCACTTCGGTCCCTCGTCCGTTCTCATCCAGACAGTGGACTGTAATCTTGTAGGGGACACCAGCGCCCAGCGTATTAAGCCCGATACTGTTGCTCAAATCACGAAGCGCGCGGCGACTGCCGCCCGCGGACCCCTGGACGGCCGTGACGCCCGAGATGCCCGTGACCACCTGCCCGAGGTGGCCACTGCGCATACACCGGGCGTCCGCGGGAATGCTCTTGTCGTCCGGGCACTTGGACTTCAGCTCGTCGCTGAGGTCGGCGTTGAGATTGACGTTCACCGTCGTCAACTGCGTGGGCGAGTTATTGGTGCTGAAGCGCGAGAGCACGTACTGACGGCCCGCGTCCGCGCACGACAGCAGCTCGTCTCCCGAGCGCTCGTTCTTCACCGCGCCCAGCTCACTGCGGGAAAAGGACAGGGCGGCGGCCGCCAACAGGCTGAGCACCGCCAGCAACACCACCACCAGCAACAGCACCGAACCGCGTCTGCCGAGGCGTCTTCTCATGGGAAAGTTCTCCTAGCCGCCAGCACAGTTGTAGTCGTCGCTGGGAACGCTGCCCTCGCAGGAGCCCGTCGCCAGCGAATAGAGAGGGAGAGGCATCTCCGAGGAGCGCATGTTGCGCACCTGCACGGTCATCTCGGACACCACCCGCCGGATTCCCGGGCTCAGCTTCTGGTTGGTGGCCCGATCCAGCTCGATCTTGTTCTCCAGCGGGAGCTCCTGCGCGCGATCACCCGCCGTCGGATTGAAAGCCGCCACCGACTCCTCCCGCTTGCTGAACGGGGGGATGCTGTTGTCCGCGGTCGTGGACAGATCCCGGGTGCTGCTGCGCGCCACCATGCCCACGATGACCGCGCGGATGTTGGCCGGGTTCTTGTTCAGACGGTCCGCATGGTCCGCGGCCGTCTCGTAGGTCGGCGCGGGCTCCGCGGGATTCGGGATGAAGGGCGTGCCATCCTCCCGAAGGAAGGTGACGCGGAACGCCTCGATGTCCTCGGCCACCGGCTCACCATAGGGGTCGATCGAGGACTTGGGGCCGAGCCCATGCTGGCGAAAGAGGTAGGGGCGGCCATCGATGAACCGGATGGAGTAGTCGTAGACGTCGATCTTGAAGATGTAGACCTTGTTGTTGATTCCGGCCGTCTTGAAGCAGCTCGCGGTGTTGAAATCGCCGTTCTTGTTGGGGAACTTGTTGGTCGCGGGCGCCAGTTGCAGGGCGCTGCTGCCCGCCATCGCATCCGCGCTCAGTTGCGCATAGGACCAGCTGGCGGATCCATTGCACACGGCCTGGATGATCTGTCCCTGACGCAGCCTCTCCCGCAGCGGCGCGGAGAGGGTGATGGACGAGCCGTCGATCTTCGTGGCCATGGCGTTGAACGCCGGGTTGCGCATCCGGAAGACGAGCCGGTTGGACCTGTTGTTCGTATCGTTGCGCCGCCAGCCATCGGGAAAGTCAAAGGCCAGGTGGGGATCAATGCCATAGCCCGCCATGCGCAGGTTGCGGATCACCATCAGGTGACTCTGCCGCAACGAGGCCTGTCCCCCCCGAATCCCCGCCTGTGTGTAGAAGGACTGGGAGTAGTTGAGGAACGCGGCGGAGACCGTGAGCACCGTGAGGAAGGTCACGGCGGAGCTCACCAGCAGCTCGATGAGGGAGAAGCCTTGCCGTTGTCTCATCACTGGAGCCCCAGCATCTGAATGCGCATCGCCTGGGTGGTCACGACCCGCGGCTCGCCCGCGTCGTCGTAGCGCACCTTCACCCAGATCTGTAGACGCGTAACGCTCGGGTTCACGACCTGCTTGCGGACCATGAAGTAGCGCCAGTAGGTGGTCGTATTGCCCTGCTCGTCCTTGAACTCGGGCGCCGCCAGCCCCGACCACTGCCGGTTGTTGGGCTTGATGTCGAAGTCGTCCCGCATGCACTTCGTGTAGGCCACGTATTCAGCGGACTCCTTGGACTTGAGCATGGCGCCCGCCTTGTCCAGGGGATCGTCATTGCACACGCCGGCCTTGGGGTCCAGGCGCGGGTCGTCGAAGCGCCAGAGTTGGATCTGCTCGACCAGGTCATTGGCGATGTCGGTGGCCTGCATGTACCGGCGCGCCTGGCCCGTGGCGTTGCGCGCCTGGGTGAGCGCGCCCAGCAGACCGGAAAGACCCAGGAGGAACACCACCGCGGCGACGAGCGCCTCGATGGTCGTGAAGCCGTGGCGTGGGCGGAAGGAGGCCCTTGGCAGCATGGAAATCACCTCGTGGACGCCGAAAAGGTCCGCACAAGACCGGTGTTGGTGATGACGACGGCCTGGACATTCTCCAGCCCGCTGTCGGTGGGCCGGAAGGTGATGGAGGCCGCGCCCACGTTGGAAAGAGTCCCCGACGCGTCGGCGAACCGCACGGAGCCATCCGGTTCGAAGAAGATGACGCCGCGCACGGGCTGCGAGACACCATCTCCGGAGCAGAAGGTGCACCCCTTGCTGCTCGGCACGAAGCAGTAGGGCGGCGGGAAGATGTCGTCGGAGCTCGAGGGCTGCCCACGCGCCAGACGGATGTCGGCGAACTCCGACTTGCCGCAGGACGGGTGCGTCATCGAGCCCACCGCGCCGATGAAACCAGGCGGATACACCCGCACCGACGAGTTGAAGTGCCCGGAGTCGTACATCATGAAGGCATCCTCCGTCTTCGACGGAGAAGTGGGCTTGAGGTCATTCAGCCCCGTCCAATTCGGCGTGTTGCTCAGCGCCTTGGCCAGGTCCGACCATTTGTCCACCACCACCCAGTAGCGGATGGGCTGGCCGAGATTCTGGGTGGCGGCGTTGATCACCACCGCCACGCGCTGGTTGCGGCCGTAGGCCTGGGAGCGGGCACTGGAGATGACGGCGGCGAACTCGAGCGCGCCGCCCGTCAGCCGCGTGCGCTGTGGCAACACCTCCAACGCGGCCAGCGACAGCGCGGCGAGGATGCCGATGATGCCCACCACCGTCATCAGCTCAAGCAGGGAGAAGCCGGTATTGCGACGGGTTCGCTTCATACTCCATCCTGAATCACGGGCGCACACGGGAAGAGGCTGGACA
The Cystobacter fuscus DSM 2262 DNA segment above includes these coding regions:
- a CDS encoding PilW family protein; the encoded protein is MRQRQGFSLIELLVSSAVTFLTVLTVSAAFLNYSQSFYTQAGIRGGQASLRQSHLMVIRNLRMAGYGIDPHLAFDFPDGWRRNDTNNRSNRLVFRMRNPAFNAMATKIDGSSITLSAPLRERLRQGQIIQAVCNGSASWSYAQLSADAMAGSSALQLAPATNKFPNKNGDFNTASCFKTAGINNKVYIFKIDVYDYSIRFIDGRPYLFRQHGLGPKSSIDPYGEPVAEDIEAFRVTFLREDGTPFIPNPAEPAPTYETAADHADRLNKNPANIRAVIVGMVARSSTRDLSTTADNSIPPFSKREESVAAFNPTAGDRAQELPLENKIELDRATNQKLSPGIRRVVSEMTVQVRNMRSSEMPLPLYSLATGSCEGSVPSDDYNCAGG
- a CDS encoding pilus assembly FimT family protein, encoding MKRTRRNTGFSLLELMTVVGIIGILAALSLAALEVLPQRTRLTGGALEFAAVISSARSQAYGRNQRVAVVINAATQNLGQPIRYWVVVDKWSDLAKALSNTPNWTGLNDLKPTSPSKTEDAFMMYDSGHFNSSVRVYPPGFIGAVGSMTHPSCGKSEFADIRLARGQPSSSDDIFPPPYCFVPSSKGCTFCSGDGVSQPVRGVIFFEPDGSVRFADASGTLSNVGAASITFRPTDSGLENVQAVVITNTGLVRTFSASTR
- a CDS encoding type IV pilus modification PilV family protein, which encodes MLPRASFRPRHGFTTIEALVAAVVFLLGLSGLLGALTQARNATGQARRYMQATDIANDLVEQIQLWRFDDPRLDPKAGVCNDDPLDKAGAMLKSKESAEYVAYTKCMRDDFDIKPNNRQWSGLAAPEFKDEQGNTTTYWRYFMVRKQVVNPSVTRLQIWVKVRYDDAGEPRVVTTQAMRIQMLGLQ